From a region of the Synchiropus splendidus isolate RoL2022-P1 chromosome 12, RoL_Sspl_1.0, whole genome shotgun sequence genome:
- the atp5mj gene encoding ATP synthase subunit ATP5MPL, mitochondrial, translating into MAGRAFASFWAKMSPYYTKAYQELWVGVGIMTYLYYKVSYGGKKAVKDKPAH; encoded by the exons ATGGCTGGCCGTGCGTTCGCGAGCTTCTGGGCCAAGATGAGCCCGTACTACACCAAGGCGTACCAGGAGCTGTGGGTCGGCGTCGGCATCATGACCTACTTGTACTACAAAGTATCATATGGAG GCAAGAAAGCTGTGAAGGACA